In the genome of Helicobacter sp. 11S03491-1, one region contains:
- a CDS encoding MATE family efflux transporter — METYSFAQKLKKIFNIALPSGANSFLDIFVIAISMFFMGRLSSEHIVAVGVGLNFFMLFYTINAIFYIGTNAQISRFFGAKDKKNANLVFSTLLIGSFFICIPVLGLAFWGYPKFLDWIDMGKNSRELAEIYLKIVIYSLPVMFLKNIMISALAAIGDTLTPFMMRIFTTVICVGLNYGLIFGNFGFPRLEIVGAGYANVATAYLEFIILLGLMLRKSGFLSFELKFRYRFFQNALKIGIPAGLERLLTLFSLVLTTKFLSGYGDNVLAGSQIGTRIEAFSFMPGFGFMVAAMALMGQNLGANRIVLAGDFIKTILKISSGIMGILGLIMAIFAKEFSSVFATQEEVIHISVLYLLAVGLSQIPLIWVFVLDGALRGAGITKISLWINALSIWTFRIFPMWLLLHFGFGVEWIFVMIFIETYIRAVIFWLVFRTGIWKKPGKTI, encoded by the coding sequence GTGGAAACCTATAGTTTTGCGCAAAAACTCAAAAAAATATTTAATATTGCCCTACCTTCAGGGGCAAATTCATTTTTAGATATTTTTGTCATTGCTATTTCTATGTTTTTTATGGGGAGACTCTCAAGCGAACATATTGTTGCTGTTGGCGTGGGGTTAAATTTTTTCATGCTATTTTATACGATTAACGCGATTTTTTATATCGGAACAAATGCCCAAATTTCAAGATTTTTTGGAGCCAAAGATAAAAAGAATGCTAACTTAGTGTTTTCTACATTGCTGATTGGGTCATTTTTTATCTGCATACCGGTGTTAGGCTTAGCATTTTGGGGGTATCCGAAATTTTTAGATTGGATTGATATGGGGAAAAATTCAAGAGAATTGGCTGAAATTTATTTAAAAATCGTTATTTACTCTTTGCCTGTAATGTTTCTAAAAAATATCATGATTTCAGCTCTTGCTGCTATTGGGGATACGCTTACCCCATTTATGATGAGAATCTTTACTACTGTTATTTGTGTGGGGTTAAATTATGGGCTCATTTTTGGGAATTTTGGATTTCCCAGGCTTGAAATTGTAGGGGCAGGATATGCTAATGTTGCGACTGCTTACTTGGAATTCATTATTTTATTGGGTTTAATGCTCCGAAAATCCGGATTTTTAAGTTTTGAACTCAAATTTCGTTATAGATTTTTTCAAAATGCCCTAAAAATTGGTATTCCTGCAGGGTTGGAGAGATTATTGACATTATTTTCGCTAGTTTTGACAACAAAGTTTTTATCCGGGTATGGAGATAATGTTTTAGCCGGGTCTCAAATTGGGACTCGCATTGAAGCATTTTCATTTATGCCCGGTTTTGGTTTTATGGTAGCAGCGATGGCTTTAATGGGACAAAATCTTGGAGCTAATCGCATTGTTTTAGCAGGAGATTTTATTAAAACAATTTTAAAAATATCTTCCGGAATTATGGGTATTTTAGGTCTCATTATGGCTATTTTTGCTAAAGAATTTTCTTCTGTTTTTGCCACTCAAGAAGAAGTTATCCATATATCTGTGCTTTATCTTTTGGCAGTGGGGTTATCACAAATTCCATTAATCTGGGTATTTGTCCTTGATGGAGCGTTAAGAGGGGCAGGGATTACGAAGATTTCATTATGGATTAATGCGCTGAGTATTTGGACATTTAGAATTTTTCCAATGTGGCTATTGCTCCATTTTGGATTTGGAGTAGAATGGATTTTTGTAATGATTTTTATAGAAACCTATATCCGTGCAGTCATTTTTTGGCTTGTGTTTCGCACAGGAATATGGAAAAAGCCCGGCAAAACTATTTAG
- a CDS encoding MetQ/NlpA family ABC transporter substrate-binding protein, with amino-acid sequence MKKMISFLLVIATFHILSAEVIKVGATPIPQAQILRFVIPALKKEGIDLKVIEFTDYVTPNLALADKSLDANFMQHKPYLDKINKDRNLHLIGIAKIHVEPLGFYSKKIRSINELKNGASIGIPNDPSNEGRALILLHDKGLITLKDPKNLYANEFDIIKNPKNLKIKPLDAAMLGKSLHDLDGAIINGNYALQAGLKTKDAIFTEGIESPYANILVVREGDENRPAIIKLKNALQTKEVKKFILDTYQGEIIPAF; translated from the coding sequence ATGAAAAAAATGATTAGTTTTTTGCTGGTTATAGCTACATTCCATATTCTTTCTGCAGAAGTTATTAAGGTCGGTGCTACGCCCATTCCACAAGCACAAATTTTGAGATTTGTGATCCCTGCCCTCAAAAAAGAAGGCATAGATTTAAAAGTCATTGAATTTACTGATTATGTAACTCCGAATCTAGCGCTTGCAGATAAATCTTTAGATGCAAATTTCATGCAACACAAACCCTATCTGGACAAGATAAACAAAGATAGAAATTTGCATCTCATAGGGATTGCCAAAATTCATGTTGAGCCGCTAGGATTTTATTCTAAAAAAATAAGATCAATCAATGAACTTAAAAATGGCGCCAGTATTGGTATCCCCAATGATCCTAGCAATGAGGGGCGAGCATTAATTTTGTTACATGATAAAGGGCTTATCACTCTAAAAGATCCCAAAAATCTCTATGCAAATGAGTTTGATATTATCAAAAATCCCAAAAACTTAAAAATCAAACCTCTGGATGCTGCCATGTTGGGAAAATCTCTTCATGATCTGGATGGAGCTATCATTAATGGAAATTATGCCCTTCAAGCCGGGCTTAAAACCAAAGATGCTATTTTTACAGAAGGGATTGAGTCCCCTTATGCCAATATTTTGGTGGTTAGAGAAGGAGATGAAAACAGACCTGCTATTATCAAGTTAAAAAATGCCTTACAAACCAAAGAAGTAAAAAAATTTATCCTGGATACCTATCAAGGTGAAATTATCCCGGCTTTTTAG
- a CDS encoding ankyrin repeat domain-containing protein, with product MKKIGLFCIFCIFISSVYANKYDYLLFSNNYTQVRKGIDLGADVNGRLRGSTPLYDAARKNNVDILYLLINRGAKVNALSHGETALHKIVQFGNLKFAQILLKEGADPNIKDSIRGDTPLHYAVAKHDRNMIALLMKYGADMYIQNNNGDTPARYILSKVNVPSMRVNNDDIMLTSNAFNVAQGSVNFNIANLTRNFITITYAALYINGDLISETKLNRTLPPQASSNIGNLPITKDAYKSLSLKRSGSVNIKYGFAIEYSINGSGKSMYKTTRVDMQMW from the coding sequence ATGAAAAAAATTGGTTTATTTTGTATTTTTTGTATTTTTATTTCAAGTGTTTATGCAAATAAATATGACTACCTTCTTTTTAGCAATAATTACACGCAAGTAAGGAAGGGGATTGATCTGGGCGCTGATGTGAATGGACGGCTTCGAGGCAGCACTCCTTTATATGATGCTGCACGCAAAAATAATGTAGATATTTTGTATCTTCTTATCAATAGAGGAGCCAAAGTCAATGCCCTCAGCCATGGAGAAACAGCCCTGCACAAAATAGTCCAATTTGGAAATTTAAAATTCGCACAAATTCTTCTGAAAGAAGGGGCAGATCCTAATATCAAAGATAGTATTCGAGGGGATACACCCTTGCATTATGCAGTAGCCAAACACGATAGAAATATGATTGCACTTTTGATGAAATATGGCGCGGATATGTATATCCAAAATAACAATGGAGACACCCCTGCACGCTATATACTCTCCAAAGTCAATGTCCCTTCTATGAGGGTTAATAATGATGATATTATGCTCACTTCAAATGCTTTTAACGTTGCTCAAGGATCTGTAAATTTCAATATTGCTAATCTCACAAGGAATTTCATCACCATTACTTATGCTGCTCTTTATATCAATGGGGATCTTATTTCAGAAACCAAACTCAACAGGACATTGCCCCCCCAAGCTTCAAGCAATATAGGTAATTTACCTATTACCAAAGATGCCTATAAAAGTTTATCTCTCAAACGCTCCGGAAGTGTAAATATTAAGTATGGTTTTGCCATAGAATACAGTATTAACGGAAGTGGTAAAAGTATGTATAAAACAACTAGAGTGGATATGCAAATGTGGTAA
- a CDS encoding methionine ABC transporter ATP-binding protein — translation MITLKSITKTYPNGFCAIKTLDLEVKAGDIMGIIGYSGAGKSTLIRIINRLEEPSSGEIIIDKTNILSLKPKELQKTRQKIGMIFQHFNLLSSRDVFGNIAFALEIAHWEKQKISARVDELLDLVGLKEKAHFYPSQLSGGQKQRVAIARALANHPKILLCDEATSALDTKTTKSILELLRNIQKKFNLTIVLITHQIEVVKEICNQMCVMSNGEIIERGVVHEVFGNPQHEVTKELISYLPPGDNEHILSHLKDKTHVYKIIFTGENANEPLISDVIKRFGIDANILSGNIEELATQNVGHLVIKFDGEENKITDCIAYLKQKGVTIQKIGDNQ, via the coding sequence ATTATTACTCTAAAAAGCATTACAAAAACTTATCCAAATGGATTTTGTGCTATTAAAACACTTGATTTGGAAGTCAAAGCCGGAGATATTATGGGGATCATTGGCTATTCAGGAGCGGGGAAATCCACGCTTATTCGCATTATCAATCGTCTAGAAGAGCCAAGTAGCGGAGAAATCATTATAGATAAAACCAATATTTTGTCTCTCAAGCCAAAAGAATTACAAAAAACACGTCAAAAAATAGGGATGATTTTTCAGCATTTCAACCTTTTGAGTTCTCGTGATGTATTTGGAAATATTGCCTTCGCACTTGAAATAGCCCATTGGGAAAAGCAAAAGATTTCTGCAAGGGTTGATGAACTTCTGGATCTTGTAGGGTTAAAAGAAAAAGCGCATTTTTATCCAAGTCAGTTAAGTGGGGGGCAAAAACAAAGGGTAGCCATTGCAAGGGCGTTAGCCAATCACCCTAAGATTTTACTCTGCGATGAAGCAACAAGCGCCCTGGATACCAAAACAACAAAATCAATTCTGGAGCTTTTGAGAAATATTCAAAAAAAATTCAATCTCACCATTGTGCTTATCACTCATCAAATAGAGGTTGTCAAAGAAATTTGCAATCAAATGTGTGTGATGAGCAATGGAGAGATTATTGAACGGGGTGTAGTTCATGAAGTCTTTGGAAATCCTCAGCATGAAGTTACCAAGGAGCTTATTTCTTATCTCCCTCCCGGTGATAATGAGCACATTCTCTCCCATCTCAAAGACAAAACCCATGTATATAAAATTATCTTTACCGGAGAGAATGCCAATGAACCTCTTATTTCAGATGTTATCAAACGCTTTGGTATTGATGCTAATATCCTTTCAGGAAATATTGAAGAGCTTGCGACCCAAAATGTAGGGCATCTTGTTATCAAATTTGATGGGGAAGAGAATAAAATTACTGATTGTATTGCTTATCTCAAACAAAAGGGAGTAACCATTCAAAAAATAGGAGATAATCAATGA
- a CDS encoding ferritin, which yields MLTKEVIKLLNSQVQKEMFSSNLYLSMSSWCYENSFDGAGLFLFDHAEEESDHAKRLITYLNETDSHVELAKIEAPENKFKNLVEVFEKTYKHEKEITISINELVDHMLKNKDYSTFNFLQWYVNEQHEEEALFRDIVDKLKLMGDNGNGLYLADQYIKNIALARKK from the coding sequence ATGTTAACAAAAGAAGTTATTAAGTTGTTGAACTCTCAAGTTCAAAAGGAGATGTTTTCTTCAAATTTATATTTAAGTATGAGTTCTTGGTGCTATGAAAATAGTTTTGATGGAGCCGGATTATTTTTGTTTGATCATGCAGAAGAAGAAAGCGATCACGCAAAAAGATTGATAACTTATCTCAACGAAACTGATTCTCACGTAGAGTTAGCAAAAATTGAAGCCCCTGAGAATAAATTCAAAAATTTAGTTGAAGTATTTGAAAAAACTTACAAACACGAAAAAGAAATCACTATTTCTATCAATGAACTTGTCGATCATATGCTTAAAAATAAAGATTATTCAACATTCAATTTTTTACAATGGTATGTTAATGAACAACATGAAGAAGAAGCTCTTTTTAGAGATATAGTTGATAAACTCAAATTAATGGGTGATAACGGAAATGGATTGTATCTTGCCGATCAATACATTAAAAACATCGCCTTAGCAAGAAAAAAATAA
- a CDS encoding DegT/DnrJ/EryC1/StrS family aminotransferase, with protein MEIKFLDLSQEYAHLKSEIDCIMDEILQSSSFIGGKYLQEFETNFAHFMQARGCVGVGNGTDALEIAIKALNLEPNSEIILPANSFIASAEAILNNGHQAVFVDCKEDYLIDPLCIQNALTKKTAAIMPVHLYGKACDMETIIQIAQTHHLKIIEDCSQAHGAKAIVCGEEKSIGSIGDVGCFSFYPSKNLGAYGDGGAIISNDLGLLETCFEIANHGIKNHDKYNHHLIGRNSRLDALQAGILNIKLKYLKASNTYRQQLAKIYHENLSIFKNILPPSLEGFEDNSVWHLYVIRMVGSWEGKREAMIRHLKQNNIACGIHYPSDLGSLDIITTHCNCKVISNKNAKKYAKEILSLPIGNHISQKEIQLICQKIQEFETSCNF; from the coding sequence ATGGAAATTAAGTTTCTTGATCTAAGCCAAGAATATGCGCATTTAAAATCTGAAATTGATTGTATTATGGATGAGATTTTACAATCAAGCTCCTTTATTGGGGGAAAATACCTTCAAGAATTTGAAACTAATTTTGCTCATTTTATGCAAGCCCGAGGTTGTGTTGGGGTGGGGAATGGGACAGACGCACTGGAAATTGCCATCAAGGCTTTAAATTTAGAGCCAAATAGTGAGATTATTTTACCTGCGAATTCTTTTATTGCTTCGGCTGAAGCAATCCTCAATAACGGGCATCAAGCCGTATTTGTTGATTGTAAAGAAGATTATTTGATTGATCCTTTGTGTATCCAAAATGCGCTTACTAAAAAAACAGCTGCTATTATGCCTGTGCATCTGTATGGAAAAGCTTGCGATATGGAAACAATTATCCAAATAGCCCAAACACATCATCTCAAGATTATCGAAGATTGTTCGCAAGCCCATGGAGCAAAGGCGATTGTATGTGGAGAAGAGAAAAGCATAGGAAGTATTGGAGATGTAGGATGCTTTAGCTTTTACCCAAGTAAAAATCTCGGCGCATATGGAGATGGGGGCGCTATCATTAGCAATGATTTAGGATTGCTTGAGACTTGCTTTGAAATCGCTAATCATGGTATAAAAAATCACGATAAATACAACCATCACCTCATCGGTAGAAATTCAAGACTGGATGCCCTCCAAGCAGGAATTCTAAATATCAAACTCAAATATTTAAAAGCTTCAAATACCTATCGGCAACAACTTGCCAAAATCTATCATGAAAATCTCAGTATATTTAAAAATATTCTCCCTCCTTCTTTGGAGGGCTTTGAAGATAATAGCGTATGGCATTTGTATGTTATTAGAATGGTAGGTTCATGGGAAGGAAAAAGAGAAGCAATGATAAGACACCTCAAACAAAACAATATAGCTTGTGGGATTCATTATCCTTCTGATTTGGGAAGTCTGGATATAATCACAACTCATTGTAATTGTAAGGTCATCTCAAATAAAAATGCCAAAAAATATGCCAAAGAAATTCTAAGTCTCCCTATTGGCAATCACATCAGCCAAAAAGAAATTCAATTGATTTGCCAAAAAATTCAAGAGTTTGAAACCTCATGCAACTTTTAA
- the murF gene encoding UDP-N-acetylmuramoyl-tripeptide--D-alanyl-D-alanine ligase gives MNWTEAIDIISRWLFIFCISYYLITNLQWYNYSLYRIFTKHHKKRWHTLHFILPVCVFLICGFYEKNIIFYLYLYLIQIPLLTIWATKLDKRLVFTKRVIRFFAICFAFMSFNEVLTLVYKNFNQSLHFLYLLPLPFGYIFSKLYESLLINRYRQMAKDKLTLMASLKIIAITGSFGKTSIKNFLYQILQDKYNVYATPRSVNTLKGLMEDINKNMDFGTDIYIAEAGARQKGDIKEITSLLQHHYAIIGEIGAQHIEYFKTFENIIQTKFELLDSKNLKKAFVYEKNTIPESIPAEKKSMIETFPNELRNILATLEGTSFEMKIQDEWHLFQTKILGTFNITNISGAILVAHALKIPIANIQKCISRLQPVPHRLNLLTVNQKIIIDDSFNGNLKGMLEAIRLSSLYEKRKIIITPGLVESDESSNITLAKAIDDVFDIAVITGELNSNLLSKHIQNPQKIILKDKTQLENILKASTHEGDLILFANDAPSYI, from the coding sequence ATGAATTGGACAGAAGCAATTGATATAATCTCCAGATGGCTTTTTATATTTTGTATCAGTTATTATCTGATCACAAATTTGCAGTGGTATAACTATAGCCTTTATCGTATCTTTACAAAACACCATAAAAAAAGATGGCATACACTCCATTTTATCCTGCCTGTGTGTGTTTTTTTGATCTGTGGTTTTTATGAAAAAAATATTATTTTCTACCTTTATTTATATTTGATACAAATACCTCTTTTGACCATTTGGGCAACAAAATTAGATAAAAGATTGGTTTTTACCAAACGTGTGATCCGATTTTTTGCGATTTGCTTTGCATTTATGAGCTTCAATGAAGTCCTTACCCTTGTTTATAAAAATTTCAATCAAAGCCTTCACTTTCTCTATCTTTTACCTCTTCCTTTTGGCTATATATTTTCAAAACTCTATGAAAGCCTTCTTATTAATCGCTATAGACAAATGGCAAAAGACAAGCTAACCCTCATGGCATCCTTAAAAATCATAGCCATTACAGGGAGTTTTGGCAAGACAAGTATCAAAAACTTCCTTTATCAGATCCTCCAAGACAAATACAATGTATATGCCACTCCAAGAAGTGTCAATACGTTAAAGGGATTGATGGAAGATATCAACAAAAATATGGATTTTGGCACTGATATTTATATTGCAGAAGCAGGGGCCAGACAAAAAGGAGATATTAAAGAAATTACTTCGTTACTCCAACACCATTATGCTATCATCGGAGAAATTGGAGCCCAACATATTGAATATTTTAAAACCTTTGAAAATATCATCCAAACAAAATTTGAACTTCTGGATTCTAAAAACCTCAAAAAAGCTTTTGTTTATGAAAAAAACACAATTCCCGAGTCTATTCCGGCAGAGAAAAAATCCATGATTGAAACCTTTCCCAATGAACTTAGAAATATCTTGGCTACGCTTGAGGGAACTTCATTTGAAATGAAAATCCAAGATGAGTGGCATTTATTCCAAACAAAAATATTAGGGACATTTAATATTACCAATATCAGTGGGGCTATTTTGGTTGCTCATGCACTCAAAATCCCTATTGCTAATATTCAAAAATGTATTTCACGACTCCAACCCGTGCCCCATCGCCTCAATCTACTCACTGTCAATCAAAAAATTATTATTGACGATAGCTTTAATGGAAATTTAAAAGGTATGCTTGAGGCTATCAGGCTTTCAAGTCTGTATGAAAAACGTAAGATTATCATTACACCCGGACTCGTTGAAAGTGATGAAAGCTCTAATATCACTTTAGCCAAGGCTATTGATGATGTATTTGATATTGCTGTCATCACAGGAGAATTAAATTCAAATCTTTTATCAAAACATATTCAAAACCCACAAAAAATTATTCTCAAAGATAAAACACAACTGGAGAATATCTTAAAAGCAAGCACGCATGAAGGGGATTTGATACTTTTTGCCAATGATGCCCCAAGTTATATTTAG
- a CDS encoding HIT domain-containing protein has product MDTIYSPWRSQYFGTKNKNCTFCDISQHPERDEENRVFYRDEICFGVMNRYPYIPGHFMIIPHFHTDSPELLPQEEWLHIHKLSQKSIPLLYEYGASGINIGMNIKQAGGAGIPEHIHLHILPRYIGDTNFFTTVAQARTYGVDFDCVYRKIKELAKKHFKI; this is encoded by the coding sequence ATGGATACAATCTACTCTCCATGGCGAAGCCAATACTTTGGAACAAAAAACAAAAACTGCACATTTTGTGATATTAGCCAACATCCGGAACGTGATGAAGAAAATAGAGTTTTTTATCGAGATGAAATTTGTTTTGGTGTGATGAACCGCTACCCTTACATACCGGGTCATTTTATGATTATCCCTCATTTCCATACAGATAGCCCTGAACTTTTACCTCAAGAAGAATGGCTACATATCCATAAGCTTTCCCAAAAATCTATCCCACTTTTGTATGAATATGGAGCTAGCGGGATCAATATAGGTATGAATATCAAACAAGCCGGTGGAGCAGGCATACCCGAACATATCCATTTACACATCTTACCTCGATATATTGGGGATACAAACTTTTTTACCACAGTTGCCCAAGCAAGAACTTATGGGGTAGATTTTGATTGTGTCTATCGCAAAATCAAAGAATTAGCAAAAAAACATTTCAAGATATAG
- a CDS encoding YceI family protein, with amino-acid sequence MKKILLGLTFISIFGYSLSALTLDSASTKIYFVGYKLNNKTKVPGVIQDAKFSFATTNGSIAQIMDKAKADASFTNKSTKDKMRDNNIKRTFEAKLKDPKIHAEVTKITGDDSAGTINAKITFNGVTKEVPLKYTLADGKFKASGTIDMSKDFDLNNSYIALSTDKQIAALHGKKTWTEVEVGIEADIK; translated from the coding sequence ATGAAAAAAATTTTATTAGGACTTACTTTTATAAGCATATTCGGTTATTCCCTCTCTGCCCTTACTCTTGATAGCGCAAGCACTAAAATATATTTTGTTGGCTATAAATTGAACAACAAAACAAAAGTTCCCGGTGTTATCCAAGATGCTAAGTTTAGTTTCGCGACTACAAATGGGAGTATTGCTCAAATCATGGACAAAGCAAAAGCAGATGCAAGTTTTACCAATAAAAGCACCAAAGACAAGATGAGGGATAATAACATCAAAAGAACTTTTGAAGCCAAACTAAAAGATCCAAAAATCCATGCAGAGGTTACAAAAATTACCGGTGATGACAGCGCCGGAACTATCAATGCAAAAATTACTTTCAATGGCGTTACTAAAGAAGTGCCTTTAAAATATACACTCGCTGATGGAAAATTTAAAGCAAGCGGCACTATTGACATGTCTAAAGACTTCGATCTCAATAACTCTTATATCGCACTCTCTACAGATAAACAAATTGCTGCTCTTCATGGTAAGAAAACTTGGACAGAAGTCGAAGTTGGTATAGAAGCAGATATTAAATAG
- the luxS gene encoding S-ribosylhomocysteine lyase codes for MPLLDSFKVDHTIMPAPAVRLAKSMQTPQGDKISVFDLRFCKPNQDILSEKGIHTLEHLFAGFMREHLNNSKVEIIDISPMGCRTGFYMSLIGDPNPYDVRDAWEASMRDVLRVKDEKDIPELNIYQCGTAKMHSLKEAKEIAMKVLDQGIGVMNTQDLLLKDFK; via the coding sequence ATGCCTTTATTAGATAGTTTCAAGGTTGATCATACCATTATGCCGGCCCCTGCTGTAAGGCTAGCCAAAAGTATGCAGACCCCCCAAGGAGATAAAATATCTGTTTTTGATTTGAGATTTTGCAAGCCCAATCAAGATATTTTGAGTGAAAAAGGTATCCACACTTTAGAACATTTGTTTGCAGGCTTTATGAGAGAACATCTCAATAATTCCAAAGTAGAAATTATTGATATCTCGCCTATGGGTTGTCGCACAGGATTTTATATGAGTTTGATAGGAGATCCCAATCCTTATGATGTTAGAGATGCTTGGGAAGCAAGCATGCGAGATGTTTTGAGGGTCAAAGATGAAAAAGACATCCCTGAACTCAATATCTATCAGTGTGGCACAGCAAAGATGCATTCTCTTAAAGAAGCTAAAGAAATTGCTATGAAAGTCTTAGATCAAGGTATAGGCGTGATGAATACACAAGATTTACTATTAAAAGATTTTAAATAA
- a CDS encoding methionine ABC transporter permease, whose amino-acid sequence MIFDMIYNSTLETIYMVFFSCIFSVIFGLPLGVFLCITKKDSILPMPTLNKILGAIVNTARSFPFIILIILLLPLSRLVIGTSIGSTAAIIPLSISAIPFVARLFEGALAEVDKGLIEATLSMGANKFIIVKMMIAESLPSLSNAIIITTISLIGYSAMAGAVGAGGLGDLAIRIGYQTYRPDVLFYSVITIIVFVQIIQTSGDLILKRLRKNK is encoded by the coding sequence ATGATTTTTGATATGATTTATAACTCTACGCTAGAGACCATTTATATGGTATTTTTTTCTTGTATTTTTTCAGTAATATTCGGATTGCCTTTAGGGGTTTTTTTATGTATTACAAAAAAGGACTCTATCCTCCCCATGCCCACACTCAATAAAATTTTAGGGGCGATTGTCAATACAGCGAGATCTTTCCCTTTTATTATCCTTATTATTTTATTGCTCCCTTTATCTCGACTGGTTATTGGGACAAGTATTGGGAGTACAGCAGCCATTATTCCTTTGTCTATTTCTGCTATCCCTTTTGTTGCCAGGCTTTTTGAAGGGGCTTTGGCAGAAGTCGATAAAGGTCTTATTGAGGCAACCCTTAGCATGGGGGCTAACAAATTTATTATTGTCAAAATGATGATTGCAGAAAGTCTCCCTTCCCTCAGTAATGCCATCATTATTACTACTATCTCACTCATTGGATATTCTGCGATGGCAGGAGCAGTTGGAGCAGGCGGACTGGGGGATTTGGCTATTCGGATTGGGTATCAAACTTATCGCCCTGATGTCTTGTTTTATTCTGTTATTACTATTATTGTGTTTGTGCAGATTATTCAAACAAGTGGCGATTTGATCCTGAAAAGATTACGAAAAAATAAATAA
- a CDS encoding MetQ/NlpA family ABC transporter substrate-binding protein codes for MKQIKRYKIILLSAILSTLAFGGDLKVGATPVPAAEILEFAKPILAKQGVNLIIQSFTDYVTPDISLNEGSSDANLYQHKPFLEKMNKDRGFKLAAIHPIYVVPLGFYSKKAKSINELKNGAVIALPNDPTNYSRALILLNDNGLITLKDPKNLDSTEFDIIKNPKKLKFKQVEAAMLPKILDGVDGAVINANYALQAGMSIKESFFHENDKSIYTNVLATRENNKNNPDINKLTKVLLSPEMKQFILQKYKGEIIPAF; via the coding sequence ATGAAACAAATAAAACGATACAAAATTATTCTATTGAGCGCTATTTTAAGTACTTTGGCTTTTGGCGGGGATTTAAAGGTGGGAGCTACTCCGGTGCCCGCAGCTGAAATTTTGGAATTTGCTAAACCAATCCTGGCAAAACAAGGAGTGAATCTTATTATCCAAAGTTTTACAGATTATGTTACCCCTGATATTTCACTCAATGAGGGATCTAGTGATGCCAACCTTTATCAACACAAACCATTTTTAGAAAAGATGAATAAAGATAGAGGTTTTAAATTAGCAGCTATCCATCCAATTTATGTCGTGCCATTAGGATTTTATTCTAAAAAAGCAAAATCAATCAATGAGCTTAAAAATGGCGCTGTTATTGCATTGCCTAATGATCCTACCAACTATTCAAGAGCTTTGATTCTTTTAAATGACAATGGTCTTATCACTCTAAAAGATCCCAAAAATCTGGATTCTACAGAATTTGATATTATCAAAAATCCCAAAAAACTCAAATTCAAGCAAGTAGAAGCTGCCATGTTGCCAAAAATTTTGGATGGTGTTGATGGAGCAGTTATCAATGCTAATTATGCCCTTCAAGCAGGGATGAGCATCAAGGAATCCTTTTTTCACGAAAATGATAAATCTATCTATACTAATGTTCTTGCTACGAGAGAAAATAACAAAAATAACCCGGATATTAACAAACTCACAAAAGTTCTTTTAAGCCCTGAAATGAAACAATTTATTTTACAAAAATATAAGGGTGAAATTATCCCGGCTTTTTAA